The sequence GTTTGAGTCGTAAAACCCAAACCAGCGCTTTATTGCATCATATATCTTTTTCATTTCTTAAACGGATTGATAATTCTTTTAATGATTCTTTTTTAGTCGCAGCGGCTTCGGCGCTTCTGCTTTGCTGCACAACAGGCGCCACCTGTTGCGTAAACAAGTTACTCTGTTGCTTTCTTTTCTTTTGCATTTTCGAGATAGTTTAAAACAGAACTGTAAATTATTTTGCCATCGTCGGTTTGCTTAATGTGCCCCTGAGCTATAAGCCTCTTTATGCGTATGCGTGCCCCCACTGTTTTTTCGCGCACCAGGGCATTGAACGAAATAAGCTTGTCGCGCTTCTGCTGGCGGCCTATGTTGTAAATAGCCTTGTTGCAGGCAGCCTCTACTTTTTGCTCTATGCGCTTTTCGAGATACTCGGCCAGCTCGCCGGCTGTCATGTGAATGATTAACATATTATCTTCCATAGCTTTTTAATTTTTTTTAAGGCCCATTGAATCCAATAATTCTTTTTGGTCGAAATTGGGGATTTTGATATTGCGTTTGGTGTTAATTACTTTGCCTTTTTTGCAATTTTCTTTGCATATTTTGCAATACTTCTGTCCGTTCGATGTAGGTTTATATTCCTGTCCACATTTAGAACATTTTTTTATACCGGTGGCTGCCGCCTTTCCTTTCAATGGATTTGCTTTTGTTGTAGCAGCTGCTGCTTCAGGTTTTTTCTTTTGAAGCTTTAAGGCCGGTGCAGCTGGCGCCTCTTCTTTTTGCTCCTGATTTTTTTTACTGATGCCGGTAATGACAATGCGATCATTTTCTAACGAAAACATGTTGGCATAGAGCTGTATGTGCTCTCCCAAATAATTAATGGTTATTTGTATCATAGCTTTTTTTATTTGATTTGATGTAACTTTCGAATACTTTTATAAGGTTGCACAATGTGGCATGTTGGTACTCTATAGCCAGGCGGTTCTGGCACATATCGCTATCCAACAGCAGCTCCATATTTTTCTGCTCTTTGAGCAAGGATCCCAGTATGGTACGTACATGGTTTTCTTGCATAAACAACACCGAAAAATCGTATGCTTCGCCGGCTTTGTCGGTTTTCCAGTCGAGTATGGGTAAGGCAAAATCTTCCATCATTATAATTGTTTAATTTTTTTTAAAACCACCAGATCGAATACACTTTGTTCGATACTAAAACCTTGTATGTTTTTATACATATTCTTGATAATGTTTATAGTGTCTTCTTTTCCATATCCCGTATCGAGGTAACAGGCATGCTCGGGCAAATCTAAGGCTCTGTAATGTGCTATTGAAACAACACGGGCCGGGGCTATGTGCCTGAGACCGTGTTTTTCTTTTATATATATTTTAAAGTAATTGCCTACCCTATACTTTTTGGCATTGTGAAGCCGTATGGTGCTGAAATAATCGCAACCCAGTTTATTATTCCAATGGGTGCTAAAAATTAAGTCTTCCATATTATTTACAATTTTTATGCATAGTTGTTGAACTCATCATAAGGGCAATTTTTGCAACTGAAGGGGCACTTGTCGCACTTGTTGGACGCCGTGGCCACCTTGTAAGCACACCAGCATATAAATGCCAGACCGGCAGTCACAATAAACCAGTAAGCAGTGGCGCTCAGCATTAGCAGGCCTCCTGCAGTTGGTTAATAAGGGGCAGCTTCTCAGGATAATCGCGCGTAATGATTTCGACAATCTTTTCTTGTACCAGCTTGGGTATCCCAGACTTACGACCAAAACTTGAGTAGTTGAAAAACGTATCGTAGCTTATGCCACACTCGCTTACAACTTTTTGTTTAAAGGCCCGGTACTCCGGGCACTTACAGCTCTTGAAGCTTTTACATATTTTGCGGAGGGTTGCTTTGTCCATAACCACCTGATTTTACAATATTTAATAACTTTTTTCCGTTTCCTTTAGATATTATCGTTATATTTACGATGCAAATATAAAGATATTTGAAATTAAAAATCAAGGAAAATGAATAAATTTTCAAACAATATAGAAATTTAGAAAGATTCTAAATATAAAACAATGAATATCAGCAAAATAGTAGATTTGTATAAAAGGCATAGAATGACTCAAGAAGAGCTTGCCGATAATATTAACATGTCAAAAACGAATTTAAGTAATATTATTCTTGGCAAACAAGAAGCTAAAGTATCTACAATTGAAGCTATTGCACAATATTTTAAAGTTCCCGTAGGTTATTTTTTTGATGAGGCAGAGGCGCCGATGGGCGGGCATGTGCAAAATGCCAACGGCAAAAATATAATACAAAGTATAGGGGAGATGCAGTGCCGCAAAGAACTATCGGCTGCCCAAATGAACATATTGGAACTCCAACACCAGGTAGAACTACTGCAAATGCAAATAAAAAGCTTCAAAATAGAAGTAGAAGGAAAAGATAAAATAATAAAGTTGCTGGAGAGGGGGAGGTGAAAATTATTGTTTTATTTACGTAAAATACTATCGCGAAATGTATAACAAAAAAATTTATTCTTAATTTTGTCAATAATTTTTCACACAAAATATTAATCACGATGTTCAAAGCAGATTGTAATCAAACAGGTATTATTGATTTTAACAAGTATCTTTTGAAATATTCTGATGAATCAAGTTCATCAAAAATAAGCGAAAACTACTTCCCTGCCGATGTTGTTATTGATGCTTATAAAAACGGTTTTTCTGATGGAAAAAAGGCAAAGCAAGAAGATTTTGAAAGTAACCTTTATAAAATACACATTGAAAAATTTATTGAAAAAGCAACCAAAGTATATTTGTCTGCAAAAAGTTTTGCCGATTATCTGAAACAAAATAATTATAAAGCCGAAAAGTTTTATCTAAATCTTTTTCACCGAAATCCAAAAGTGGTAATTTCGATAAAAGAAGAACTTTTGCTGGATGATAAGTTTGTTATTTTTGCCTATACAAAAATAAATGAAATGCAAAATGCATTTCTGGGCCTGTTTAATAACACACTTGATATCAGCTTAGTTTGTAATACAAACCTCGACGAAGAACTACTGCAAACAGATGGCTTTAGCTATTCTGAAAATGTATGCTAAAATGGCAAATAAAAAGATATTTGGTGAAAGAAATCAAAAGCTTAGTTATAAGCTTCTTAGCGAAAACGAATATTACGACTGGGTAATAACCACTGCGTTTTATTCTTCAATTCATTTTTTTGAAAATAAAATTTTACCGGCAATAATTAATGGCTGTTCGTGCAATAACATATCGGATGTAAAAAGAGCATATAATGAAGATGGTCGCCATGCTGCACGTAGATCAATGATTAGAAATCACTGCCCATCAGATATTTCTGGTTTTTATAATTGGCTGGATGATCAATCCCGCAATTCAAGATACACAACTTATAAAGTAAATAAACAAATGGGCGAGAAATCTAAAGAATACTTAGAAAAAATTTATAATTTCTGTTACCCTCAAACCAATAATACCTAAAATATATTACATTTGAATTGTAAAAACATAATAGCGCCCCTGGCCACGTATTCTCATTTTTCCTACTAAAATTTATTTTTATAGCGAGGATACCTACCCAGGGGCTTTTGTTTTAAATAAACAAAAACAAGACAATAAAATAACACTACTCCAAACATAAGAACTAATGCGGGAAATGATGCAGTGTATGCGACCCCTAGTCGGACAACCAAGTGAACAAAAAAGCAACAAATTTATTGTTGCTTTTTTTTACGAACCACCGCAACAAATCCCCAAAACAACACAACCCGCAAAATTTATCGTTACGATTCAAAACGGGTTGTTTTCGAGACAAAAAATAGACAAAAACAAGACAATTCGTTGTCATTAAAAATTGTCAATATGGGGAAATTCAATTTTACTCTCAGAACAAACTATGTTTCTAAAGATGGTTTTAATGCCGTTGTGGCTAAATATTCTTCAGCAGGGAAAATATACCAGGTAAATACCGGTGTTGAAGTTTTACCCATGAACTGGGACAGTAAAAACCAATTTGTAATAGAAGATGATCCGGCTGCAACTACTAAAAATATTCAATTAAGAACCCTGCGCAATAAAGCAGATAAAATACTTTTGCAAGCCGAAGTAAACGGTGTTGAACTGAATACAGAAGAATTTAAGGCTGCCTTTTCAAAACCATCTGATAAAAATAGCGGTGTATTCTGCGACTTCCTGAAAAAAGAAATTGAACTTAAAAAATCGTTACTGAGCTATAATACACTCAGACAATATAATGCAACACTGAATAAAATTTATAACCTTGATTCCAGAATAACCATTAAAGAAGTTAACTCTTTTGCATTTTTCCAACGCTTCGAAAGTTATATGCGCAATGATCTGAGCAACCAGACAAATACTGTTTGTAAAACATTAAAAATTCTTAAAGCACTGATTAATACTGCTGTTCAAAAAAAACTAATTACACGCAATGAAGTAAACGGTTATAAATTAAAGTATATCCAGCCGGACCGCAATTTTCTTAACTTAAAGGAAATTGACAAGCTGGAGAAAATGTTACCGACTCTCCCCCATCGGCTGGCGTCTTCACTCCGATGTTTTCTGTTTTGCTGTTATACAGGTTTAAGATATGGCGATCTGGCCAGGCTGTCTTTTTCTCATTTAACGGGTAAAAATATTGAAATCATTCAGGAAAAAACATCCGATATGGTGAAAATTCCTTTGTCTAAAAGAGCGCTGAAGCTTATTGATACTGCACAAAATAAACCTGAAGCAAAAGTATTTAAAGTATATTCTAATCAAAAAATGAACGACTATTTAAAAGCAGCATTATTAAGAGCCGGCATCGACAGAGAAATAACTTTCCATTGCTCACGTCATACATTTGCAACCATATCGCTAAACATAAATATTCCACTAAATGTCGTATCTAAACTCCTTGGCCACAAGGATATAAAAACTACTGAAATTTATGCCAGGCTATTGGATGAAACAAAAACCAATGAAATGAAAAAATGGGATAAACTATAAAATTGTTAATCAGGTTTTTTTCGGTGGCTCTTTCCTGTTGCCTTGCTGTTGTCGGTTGCCGACTCTCAGTTTTTGTTTTAAAATCGACTTATTTAGAATGTGTTAATATAATAAAGATTTTTCGTAAAGCCCATACCACTTGGGATATTTTTTTACAAATTCTATATCGTACCACCCAGCAGGCTCAGCATTTCTTTTATTAAAAATCTTATTGTAAACAGATTTTATCTCAATATCTCCATTGCTGAGTATTTTAATAATACATCCGTTTGGGACTTTGAAAATATATCCCTTTTTAAACGGCGTAGCGACTCCATCGATTTTTTTTATTATACCAATAGTTTCTTCAGGTTTTAGCTCTTTTAATGTATTAGCATCTTCTAATAATACCCACAATTTTCCTTTATAATTATTTTCACTAATTGCCCCACCTCTTGTTAAGTTTAGAAAGTCAGCAACACCTCCAACGATTAATCCGTTCCCAATCATCAATACTTCAGGGAAAAATCCTCCAAGTAATCCCCCTGCAGTAACTGTGATTGCTGAACGTAATAGTGGATCAGTTTTTCTTAATAAACTATTGGATATTATAAATGTGCCTGCTGCAGTTAATGCAGTTGTTTTATAACTGAATGTATGTTTTTCTTTAGGCATCGGAATTTTTTTACTAAAACGAAAATACCTTTTTAATATTTTCTGATCACTTTTTTTTTAAAACAAATGCTCCTATCAGAAGAAATATTATCGCCAATGCCAGGTATGGTATTTTTTCAATCAGCAGTCCCCAGTTATCAGGGGAAATGTATTTTATTCGTTCTACCGGAACTTCTACAGGTGTGCTGATGGTGTCGGGTGGAACATAAACAAGCACCTGCATAACGGAATCGTTCAGGATGGCATAAGTAAGCTCGATGCTGTCGGATCCGATAATGCTTATCATTGTATCGCGGATTCGGTAGTCGATTGAGAAAATGGCTGTTTTAGATGGTACCGGTACCAGGGCTTCAGTATATACTGTGTCGTAAGCAATAAGCTCAGGGTATCTTTTAAGTAGGCGTTCGAGGCGCTTTTGAGGGGAACAGGAAGAAAGCAGAAAGGTTAAATGTAAAAGTAAAAAGGTAAATATAAGAATGCGTTTCATGTGGCTATTGTTGACGGTTTGCACAATCGGGTTTTTCACACCTTAGCTTTTTAATTTCGTCGAGTTCGTTTTTCAATTCTTTTATTTCAGCAAAGCATTCTGAAAGCCTTTGTTCATAGTTTGTGCGCACATCTTCGTACATTGTTTTGTAGATTTCGATGATGCGCTGCGTGGCTTCAAATTCACTTAGCTTGCTTTCTGCGATTGATTTTCTACGGTTGGCGCGCCAGTTCTGAATAAGAACAATAAGGCTTATTATGTTAGTGCTGCCAAGGATTGCAATAATTGTGTTTGTCCAGTCCATATTAAAGAGAATTTTTAAGGATTATACTATTTAGTGTTTTACCGTGATGAAATTCAATATCAACGAATTTGATTTCTTTGTTTTTAGATAAGACAGGTGGTGTATAAGAAAAATTTGAATTAAGATCTTCAGTAATAATGGTATGTTTGATATTGAAATGATTCACAAAGAATCCGAAAAGTTGTTCCAGGAAGAACGGTGCTAAATGATAGAACCGATTGTTGTGGAAAAATTTGTTTTCAGCACAAAGATCAATGATATCTTTATTTTCCAAAAATGCTTTAATTGCAGGAATGAGGGTTGTTTTGCAATATTTTTTATAAGTTTCTTTGTCGGCCAGCCAGTAGTTGCAATAAGAACAGGTCCATTGGCAGTCGTTCATTTTGAAAGGCAAGATATTAAGCTCATCAAATATTAATGATAATTTATAAAGAGGAAAAATTAATTCTTTGTTACGTTTTAAGCAGTTTTCGTGCAGGTGGCTTTGGATTGGGAATAAAATAGCTTGGTAGAAGCAGTTTGTGGCTTCGACACGTTCGGTGAACTGGGTGGCTGTCATTTTAGTTTTTTCTGCAAATTTCCATGAAGTGGTACCAATATAATCGGCTTTTTCCTTCCGGATTTTATTGTAGATATCAACAATGACATTATTTTCATAGAAAGTGTTTGATTTGTCCAGGCTGTTGTCGTAAGGTGTGAAAATAGGCAACAGATGATTTTTGGAATTTTCATCAAAGAAGATCTGGTAGCAGTTCCATTTCACTTTCTTATTAACGATGAAGCCCACACCACCCCATTCTTCAGAAACGGTAATTGATTCTTTTGGTTCAGGGAGACTGTCCCAGAACTGATCAACAAAACAAGAGTGTTTTGCATGAAAGTCAGATTTGATGATGTCGTGAAAAAAAATCAGGCCGCCGTCAGAAACAAATTCTTTGTACATTTCATAATCGCGTTTAACACCCTGAGCGGAGTGGTCGCCATCGATAAAGAGTACATCGAGCAGCTCGCCATCGAGAACTTTACGGACCAGTTCTTTTGTTGCATAATTGTGGCTGTCGCCAATGATTATATGGCAGTCCTTGACGGTTTTCTTCAGGTTTTCGTTACGCTCCGGCCATGGGGCCATATCAAGGGCGATATGTTTTCCTTTGATGTGTTTTGATACATGGTTGAATGTTCCACCATTGAAAACGCCTATTTCCATGTAATTGCGTTTACCTTTAGATTTTTTACAAATAAAATCAAGCTCATCGCGATGTTGCTGAACCTGATATCCATCAACATTTAAAAATTCTACAGCCATGATAAAGATTATTTTTTTTGAAGGTGATATATAAAGCGTGGAACGGAATCTCCTGCCTGATTTACTGAAGGAGATTTATATATGAGGTTGAAATTTTTGCATAAAACATTAAGTAAAGCATGCTCAGAGGGATATTCGCAAAGGATATTATCAGCTCTTTTAGTGATAAAAGAATGTTCGGCAATGCCAAGCTCGAGGACAAGGATACCCTGATCGGTAAGCAGCTCGAGACATTTGTCAATGA comes from Lentimicrobiaceae bacterium and encodes:
- a CDS encoding helix-turn-helix domain-containing protein — encoded protein: MNISKIVDLYKRHRMTQEELADNINMSKTNLSNIILGKQEAKVSTIEAIAQYFKVPVGYFFDEAEAPMGGHVQNANGKNIIQSIGEMQCRKELSAAQMNILELQHQVELLQMQIKSFKIEVEGKDKIIKLLERGR
- a CDS encoding site-specific integrase; its protein translation is MGKFNFTLRTNYVSKDGFNAVVAKYSSAGKIYQVNTGVEVLPMNWDSKNQFVIEDDPAATTKNIQLRTLRNKADKILLQAEVNGVELNTEEFKAAFSKPSDKNSGVFCDFLKKEIELKKSLLSYNTLRQYNATLNKIYNLDSRITIKEVNSFAFFQRFESYMRNDLSNQTNTVCKTLKILKALINTAVQKKLITRNEVNGYKLKYIQPDRNFLNLKEIDKLEKMLPTLPHRLASSLRCFLFCCYTGLRYGDLARLSFSHLTGKNIEIIQEKTSDMVKIPLSKRALKLIDTAQNKPEAKVFKVYSNQKMNDYLKAALLRAGIDREITFHCSRHTFATISLNINIPLNVVSKLLGHKDIKTTEIYARLLDETKTNEMKKWDKL
- a CDS encoding class I SAM-dependent methyltransferase, yielding MAVEFLNVDGYQVQQHRDELDFICKKSKGKRNYMEIGVFNGGTFNHVSKHIKGKHIALDMAPWPERNENLKKTVKDCHIIIGDSHNYATKELVRKVLDGELLDVLFIDGDHSAQGVKRDYEMYKEFVSDGGLIFFHDIIKSDFHAKHSCFVDQFWDSLPEPKESITVSEEWGGVGFIVNKKVKWNCYQIFFDENSKNHLLPIFTPYDNSLDKSNTFYENNVIVDIYNKIRKEKADYIGTTSWKFAEKTKMTATQFTERVEATNCFYQAILFPIQSHLHENCLKRNKELIFPLYKLSLIFDELNILPFKMNDCQWTCSYCNYWLADKETYKKYCKTTLIPAIKAFLENKDIIDLCAENKFFHNNRFYHLAPFFLEQLFGFFVNHFNIKHTIITEDLNSNFSYTPPVLSKNKEIKFVDIEFHHGKTLNSIILKNSL